The Anabaena sp. WA102 genome contains a region encoding:
- a CDS encoding type II toxin-antitoxin system VapC family toxin: MQYLLDTCVVSDFVKGDPNTLQRLKLISPDDISISAVTSIELKYGLAINPQRAIKIQPLIISFLNSVTILPFAEAEAEQTAQIRSFLKQAGTPIGAYDVLIAATAITHKLIIVTANVREFERIPNLQIENWRD; encoded by the coding sequence ATGCAATATTTACTTGATACTTGTGTAGTCAGTGATTTTGTTAAAGGTGATCCAAATACATTACAACGACTAAAGCTGATTTCCCCTGACGATATTTCTATTTCCGCAGTAACATCAATCGAATTGAAGTATGGATTAGCAATAAATCCCCAACGAGCCATCAAAATTCAACCACTGATTATATCGTTTCTTAATTCTGTGACAATTTTACCTTTTGCAGAAGCAGAAGCAGAACAAACTGCTCAAATCAGGAGCTTTCTAAAACAGGCAGGAACTCCGATAGGTGCTTACGATGTCCTCATTGCCGCAACTGCAATCACCCATAAACTAATTATTGTAACTGCTAACGTTCGGGAATTTGAAAGAATCCCAAACCTGCAAATTGAGAACTGGCGAGATTAA
- a CDS encoding type II toxin-antitoxin system RelE family toxin codes for MTYKVQLSLEAEKVFAKSNKTLAKKLARCFQTLEENPSFHPNIKPLKGNYSGYYRYRVGDYRVVYSIDDEVVLVNIILIAHRSKIYE; via the coding sequence ATGACGTATAAAGTTCAATTATCATTAGAGGCAGAAAAAGTTTTTGCTAAAAGCAATAAAACCTTAGCGAAAAAATTAGCAAGATGTTTTCAAACACTTGAAGAAAATCCTAGTTTTCATCCTAATATTAAGCCATTAAAAGGTAATTATTCAGGTTATTATCGTTATCGAGTTGGAGATTATCGAGTTGTTTATTCCATTGATGATGAAGTAGTTTTGGTTAATATTATTCTGATCGCTCATCGTAGTAAGATTTATGAGTAA